A window of the Bos indicus x Bos taurus breed Angus x Brahman F1 hybrid chromosome X, Bos_hybrid_MaternalHap_v2.0, whole genome shotgun sequence genome harbors these coding sequences:
- the SSR4 gene encoding translocon-associated protein subunit delta isoform X1 translates to MAALASLGALALLLLSGLSCCSAEACVEPQITPSYYTTSDAVISTETVFIVEISLTCKNRVQNMALYADVSGKQFPVTRGQDVGRYQVSWSLDHKSAHAGTYEVRFFDEESYSLLRKAQRNNEDVSVIPPLFTVSVDHRGTWNGPWVSTEVLAAAIGLVIYYLAFSAKSHIQA, encoded by the exons ATGGCGGCGCTGGCATCTCTCGGCGCCCTGGCGCTACTGCTGCTGTCCGGTCTCTCCTGCTGCTCAG CAGAGGCCTGTGTGGAGCCCCAGATCACCCCTTCCTACTATACCACCTCGGATGCTGTCATTTCTACTGAGACTGTCTTCATCGTGGAGATCTCCTTGACTTGCAAGAACAGGGTCCAG AACATGGCTCTCTATGCTGACGTCAGTGGAAAACAATTTCCTGTCACCCGGGGCCAGGACGTGGGACGTTACCAG GTGTCCTGGAGCCTAGATCACAAGAGCGCCCATGCGGGCACCTATGAGGTCCGGTTCTTTGATGAGGAGTCCTatagcctcttgaggaag GCTCAGAGAAACAATGAGGACGTTTCTGTCATCCCACCTCTATTCACAGTCAGCGTAGACCATCGG GGTACCTGGAACGGGCCCTGGGTCTCCACTGAAGTCCTGGCCGCAGCCATCGGACTAGTGATCTACTACCTTGCCTTCAGCGCCAAGAGCCACATCCAGGCCTGA
- the SSR4 gene encoding translocon-associated protein subunit delta isoform X2, with protein sequence MAALASLGALALLLLSGLSCCSEACVEPQITPSYYTTSDAVISTETVFIVEISLTCKNRVQNMALYADVSGKQFPVTRGQDVGRYQVSWSLDHKSAHAGTYEVRFFDEESYSLLRKAQRNNEDVSVIPPLFTVSVDHRGTWNGPWVSTEVLAAAIGLVIYYLAFSAKSHIQA encoded by the exons ATGGCGGCGCTGGCATCTCTCGGCGCCCTGGCGCTACTGCTGCTGTCCGGTCTCTCCTGCTGCTCAG AGGCCTGTGTGGAGCCCCAGATCACCCCTTCCTACTATACCACCTCGGATGCTGTCATTTCTACTGAGACTGTCTTCATCGTGGAGATCTCCTTGACTTGCAAGAACAGGGTCCAG AACATGGCTCTCTATGCTGACGTCAGTGGAAAACAATTTCCTGTCACCCGGGGCCAGGACGTGGGACGTTACCAG GTGTCCTGGAGCCTAGATCACAAGAGCGCCCATGCGGGCACCTATGAGGTCCGGTTCTTTGATGAGGAGTCCTatagcctcttgaggaag GCTCAGAGAAACAATGAGGACGTTTCTGTCATCCCACCTCTATTCACAGTCAGCGTAGACCATCGG GGTACCTGGAACGGGCCCTGGGTCTCCACTGAAGTCCTGGCCGCAGCCATCGGACTAGTGATCTACTACCTTGCCTTCAGCGCCAAGAGCCACATCCAGGCCTGA
- the IDH3G gene encoding isocitrate dehydrogenase [NAD] subunit gamma, mitochondrial isoform X1: MALKVATAAGGAVKAALRPALLWRPWEVLGSHEAPRRSFSQQTIPPSAKYGGRHTVTMIPGDGIGPELMLHVKSVFRHACVPVDFEEVHVSSTADEEDIRNAIMAIRRNRVALKGNIETNHNLPPSHKSRNNILRTSLDLYANVIHCKSLPGVVTRHRDIDILIVRENTEGEYSSLEHESVAGVVESLKIITKAKSLRIAEYAFQLAQESGRKKVTAVHKANIMKLGDGLFLQCCREVAARYPQITFENMIVDNTTMQLVSRPQQFDVMVMPNLYGNIVNNVCAGLVGGPGLVAGANYGHVYAVFETATRNTGKSIANKNIANPTATLLASCMMLDHLKLHSYATSIRKAVLASMDNENMHTPDIGGQGTTSEAIQDIIRHIRVINGRAVEA, from the exons ATGGCGCTGAAGGTGGCGACGGCCGCGGGCGGCGCTGTGAAGGCAGCGCTCAGGCCGGCCCTCCTCTGGCGTCcttgggag GTTCTAGGTTCCCACGAGGCCCCCCGGAGGAGCTTCTCA CAACAAACAATT CCCCCGTCGGCGAAGTATGGTGGGCGGCACACGGTGACCATGATCCCGGGAGATGGCATTGGGCCAGAGCTCATGCTGCACGTCAAGTCAGTGTTCAG GCATGCATGTGTGCCTGTGGACTTTGAAGAGGTGCACGTGAGCTCCACCGCGGACGAGGAGGACATCCGCAATGCCATCATGGCCATCCGTCGGAACCGCGTAGCCCTGAAGG GCAACATTGAAACAAACCACAACCTGCCCCCATCCCACAAATCGCGAAACAACATCCTTCG CACCAGCCTGGACCTCTATGCCAACGTCATCCACTGTAAGAGCCTGCCAGGTGTGGTGACCCGGCATCGGGACATTGATATCCTCATTGTCCGGGAGAACACAGAGGGCGAGTACAGCAGCCTGGAACACGAG AGTGTGGCGGGCGTGGTGGAGAGCCTGAAGATCATCACCAAGGCCAAGTCCCTGCGTATTGCTGAGTACGCCTTCCAACTGGCCCAGGAGAGCGGGCGCAAGAAAGTGACAGCCGTGCACAAGGCCAACATCAT GAAACTGGGCGATGGGCTTTTCCTCCAGTGCTGCAGGGAAGTGGCAGCCCGCTACCCCCAGATCACCTTTGAGAATATGATTGTGGACAACACCACCATGCAG cTGGTGTCCCGGCCCCAGCAGTTTGATGTCATGGTGATGCCCAATCTCTATGGCAACATCGTCAACAACGTCTGTGCTGGGCTAGTTGGGGGCCCCGGCCTTGTGGCTGGGGCCAACTATGGCCATGTGTATGCCGTGTTTGAGACG GCTACAAGGAACACAGGGAAGAGTATTGCCAATAAGAACATTGCCAACCCCACAGCTACACTGCTGGCAAGTTGCATGATGCTCGACCACCTCAA GCTGCACTCCTATGCCACCTCCATCCGCAAGGCCGTCCTGGCATCCATGGACAATGAAAAC ATGCACACCCCAGACATCGGGGGCCAGGGCACCACGTCGGAAGCCATCCAGGACATCATCCGCCATATCCGTGTCATTAACGGTCGGGCCGTGGAGGCCTAG
- the IDH3G gene encoding isocitrate dehydrogenase [NAD] subunit gamma, mitochondrial isoform X2: protein MALKVATAAGGAVKAALRPALLWRPWEVLGSHEAPRRSFSPPSAKYGGRHTVTMIPGDGIGPELMLHVKSVFRHACVPVDFEEVHVSSTADEEDIRNAIMAIRRNRVALKGNIETNHNLPPSHKSRNNILRTSLDLYANVIHCKSLPGVVTRHRDIDILIVRENTEGEYSSLEHESVAGVVESLKIITKAKSLRIAEYAFQLAQESGRKKVTAVHKANIMKLGDGLFLQCCREVAARYPQITFENMIVDNTTMQLVSRPQQFDVMVMPNLYGNIVNNVCAGLVGGPGLVAGANYGHVYAVFETATRNTGKSIANKNIANPTATLLASCMMLDHLKLHSYATSIRKAVLASMDNENMHTPDIGGQGTTSEAIQDIIRHIRVINGRAVEA from the exons ATGGCGCTGAAGGTGGCGACGGCCGCGGGCGGCGCTGTGAAGGCAGCGCTCAGGCCGGCCCTCCTCTGGCGTCcttgggag GTTCTAGGTTCCCACGAGGCCCCCCGGAGGAGCTTCTCA CCCCCGTCGGCGAAGTATGGTGGGCGGCACACGGTGACCATGATCCCGGGAGATGGCATTGGGCCAGAGCTCATGCTGCACGTCAAGTCAGTGTTCAG GCATGCATGTGTGCCTGTGGACTTTGAAGAGGTGCACGTGAGCTCCACCGCGGACGAGGAGGACATCCGCAATGCCATCATGGCCATCCGTCGGAACCGCGTAGCCCTGAAGG GCAACATTGAAACAAACCACAACCTGCCCCCATCCCACAAATCGCGAAACAACATCCTTCG CACCAGCCTGGACCTCTATGCCAACGTCATCCACTGTAAGAGCCTGCCAGGTGTGGTGACCCGGCATCGGGACATTGATATCCTCATTGTCCGGGAGAACACAGAGGGCGAGTACAGCAGCCTGGAACACGAG AGTGTGGCGGGCGTGGTGGAGAGCCTGAAGATCATCACCAAGGCCAAGTCCCTGCGTATTGCTGAGTACGCCTTCCAACTGGCCCAGGAGAGCGGGCGCAAGAAAGTGACAGCCGTGCACAAGGCCAACATCAT GAAACTGGGCGATGGGCTTTTCCTCCAGTGCTGCAGGGAAGTGGCAGCCCGCTACCCCCAGATCACCTTTGAGAATATGATTGTGGACAACACCACCATGCAG cTGGTGTCCCGGCCCCAGCAGTTTGATGTCATGGTGATGCCCAATCTCTATGGCAACATCGTCAACAACGTCTGTGCTGGGCTAGTTGGGGGCCCCGGCCTTGTGGCTGGGGCCAACTATGGCCATGTGTATGCCGTGTTTGAGACG GCTACAAGGAACACAGGGAAGAGTATTGCCAATAAGAACATTGCCAACCCCACAGCTACACTGCTGGCAAGTTGCATGATGCTCGACCACCTCAA GCTGCACTCCTATGCCACCTCCATCCGCAAGGCCGTCCTGGCATCCATGGACAATGAAAAC ATGCACACCCCAGACATCGGGGGCCAGGGCACCACGTCGGAAGCCATCCAGGACATCATCCGCCATATCCGTGTCATTAACGGTCGGGCCGTGGAGGCCTAG
- the SRPK3 gene encoding SRSF protein kinase 3 produces MHGLRPGPRGAAARGAGAAGSAARMSASASGGCGGDDSDSSSSSQASCGPESSGSELAPIAPAPQMLQGLLGSDDEEQEDPKDYCKGGYYPVKIGDLFNGRYHVVRKLGWGHFSTVWLCWDIQRKRFVALKVVKSAGHYTETAVDEIKLLKCVRDSDPSDPKRETIVQLIDDFRISGVNGVHVCMVLEVLGHQLLKWIIKSNYQGLPVPCVKSIVRQVLHGLDYLHTKCKIIHTDIKPENILLCVGDAYIRRLAAEATEWQQSGAPPPSRSTVSTAPQEVLTGKLSKNKRKKMRRKRKQQKRLLEERLRDLQKLEAMEAAAQAEDSSSRLEAGSGSTSSSGCHLGGVGPDPSPASSSPAPRGNRSLSPGSQTSGFSGSLFSPASCSILSGSSNQREVGGLLSPSTPFGASNLLVNPLEPQNADKIKIKIADLGNACWVHKHFTEDIQTRQYRAVEVLIGAEYGPPADIWSTACMAFELATGDYLFEPHSGEDYSRDEDHIAHIVELLGDIPPAFALSGRYSREFFNRRGELRHIHNLKHWGLYEVLMEKYEWPLEQATQFSAFLLPMMEYIPEKRASAADCLQHPWLNP; encoded by the exons ATGCACGGGCTGCGACCGGGCCCCAGAGGAGCGGCCGCCCGGGGCGCCGGAGCTGCGGGCAGCGCGGCCAGAATGAGCGCCAGTGCAAGCGGCGGCTGCGGTGGCGACGacagcgacagcagcagcag CTCGCAGGCCTCCTGCGGGCCCGAGTCCTCCGGCTCCGAACTGGCCCCCATCGCCCCTGCGCCTCAGATGCTGCAGGGGCTGCTGGGCTCCGACGATGAGGAGCAGGAAGACCCCAAGGACTACTGCAAGG gcggcTACTACCCTGTGAAAATCGGGGACCTGTTCAATGGGCGGTACCACGTGGTGCGCAAGCTGGGCTGGGGCCACTTCTCCACTGTCTGGCTCTGCTGGGACATCCA GCGCAAGCGTTTTGTGGCTCTCAAAGTGGTGAAGAGCGCGGGGCACTACACGGAGACAGCTGTAGATGAGATCAAGCTCCTGAAATGT GTCCGAGACAGTGACCccagtgaccccaaaagagaaACCATTGTCCAGCTCATCGATGACTTCAGGATCTCAGGGGTTAATGGAGTCC ATGTGTGCATGGTGTTGGAGGTCCTTGGCCATCAGCTGCTCAAGTGGATCATCAAGTCCAACTACCAGGGCCTGCCCGTACCCTGTGTGAAGAGCATTGTGAGGCAG GTGCTGCACGGCCTGGATTACCTCCACACCAAGTGCAAGATCATCCACACGGACATCAAGCCCGAGAACATTCTGCTGTGTGTGGGGGATGCCTACATCCGGCGCCTGGCCGCTGAGGCCACAGAGTGGCAACAGTCAGGGGCACCACCCCCATCCCGCTCCACAG TCAGTACCGCCCCCCAGGAGGTCTTG ACGGGGAAGCTGTCGAAaaacaagaggaagaaaatgcGGCGCAAGCGGAAACAGCAGAAGCGGCTGCTGGAGGAGCGGCTGCGTGACCTGCAGAAGCTGGAGGCCATGGAGGCCGCGGCCCAGGCCGAGG ACTCCAGCTCCAGACTCGAGGCGGGCAGTGGCTCCACATCCTCTTCCGGTTGCCACCTGGGCGGCGTGGGGCCTGACCCCTCGCCGGCTTCTTCATCCCCGGCCCCCAGGGGCAACCGCAGCCTCAGCCCGGGCTCCCAGACCTCAGGCTTCTCGGGCTCCCTCTTCTCCCCTGCCTCGTGCTCCATCCTCTCAGGCTCGTCCAACCAGCGGGAGGTTGGCGGCCTCCTCTCCCCTAGCA CACCGTTTGGTGCCTCCAACCTCCTGGTGAACCCCCTAGAGCCCCAAAACGCAGACAAGATCAAGATCAAGATCGCAGACCTGGGCAACGCCTGCTGGGTG CACAAGCACTTCACCGAGGACATCCAGACACGGCAGTACCGGGCTGTGGAGGTGCTGATCGGCGCCGAGTATGGGCCCCCAGCTGACATCTGGAGCACAGCGTGCATG GCCTTTGAGCTGGCCACTGGCGACTACCTATTTGAACCGCACTCGGGAGAAGACTACAGTCGTGATGAGG ACCACATCGCCCACATTGTGGAGCTGTTAGGAGACATCCCCCCAGCCTTTGCCCTCTCAGGCCGCTACTCCCGGGAGTTCTTCAACCGGAGAG GGGAGCTTCGGCATATCCACAACCTCAAGCACTGGGGCCTATACGAGGTGCTCATGGAGAAGTACGAGTGGCCCCTGGAGCAGGCCACACAGTTCAGCGCCTTCCTGCTTCCCATGATGGAATACATCCCCGAGAAGCGGGCCAGTGCAGCCGACTGCCTGCAGCACCCTTGGCTCAATCCCTAG